From the Gordonia bronchialis DSM 43247 genome, one window contains:
- a CDS encoding class I SAM-dependent methyltransferase → MTSSRVSTSDGLTPQRLAAAEAAPGFMPTDEAMTLFEIAEQILAQPDSVGLGIEIGTYCGKSTVFLGSAAQSHGAAIVTVDHHRGSEEHQPGWEYHDPELVDPHTGTLDTSARFRRTMFDAGLEQTVIGVLAPSTLASRIWGSPADFVFIDGGHSMEAAQNDLDGWAPWVRVGGCLLIHDVFPDPADGGRPPYEIYSQALETGQFTEIRAEGSLRVLRRDSGDVGQPLAVATD, encoded by the coding sequence ATGACCTCATCGCGCGTTTCGACCTCCGACGGACTCACCCCGCAGCGCCTGGCCGCGGCCGAGGCGGCGCCCGGGTTCATGCCGACCGACGAGGCGATGACGCTGTTCGAGATCGCCGAACAGATTCTGGCGCAGCCCGATTCGGTGGGCCTGGGTATCGAGATCGGCACCTATTGTGGCAAATCGACGGTCTTCCTGGGATCGGCCGCGCAATCGCACGGCGCCGCCATCGTCACCGTCGACCACCATCGCGGGTCGGAGGAGCATCAGCCCGGCTGGGAGTACCACGACCCCGAACTCGTCGACCCGCACACCGGAACCCTCGACACCTCGGCACGGTTCCGACGGACCATGTTCGACGCCGGGCTGGAGCAGACCGTGATCGGCGTGCTCGCACCGTCGACGTTGGCGTCGAGGATCTGGGGGTCGCCGGCCGACTTCGTCTTCATCGACGGTGGTCACAGCATGGAGGCGGCGCAGAACGACCTCGACGGCTGGGCGCCCTGGGTGCGCGTCGGTGGTTGTCTGCTCATCCACGACGTCTTCCCCGATCCGGCCGATGGCGGCCGCCCACCCTACGAGATCTACTCTCAGGCCCTCGAGACCGGTCAGTTCACCGAGATCCGCGCCGAGGGTTCCCTGCGAGTCCTGCGCCGGGACAGCGGGGACGTGGGGCAGCCGCTTGCTGTCGCGACCGACTGA
- a CDS encoding ABC transporter substrate-binding protein/permease yields MAVAMIGALSACGSGSTSSGDSCAPPGLASASAAPVNLAAAQQGGVDRYTTPTTTPVDQIDVRSLELLTPGTISVGTLSDAGPSICVNSKGVFTGFDNELLKAVAAKLGLRITFSGTEFAGLLSQVANDRFDVGSSSITTTDERRRTVDFTNGYDFGYFSLVAPADGPIKGFANLSPSTRIGVVQGTVQDDYVLNTLHLDAVKFPDYATAYANLKSGQIDAWVAPSQQAEGAVRPGDGTAIVENTFSLNNFVAWAVGRDKPRLVAALNSGLDAIIADGTYAKLYTDWVPRELPAGWKPGSKAAPPPQLPDIAAIAKANAEQKSDAGESADSKSTLQKLGDTFFNWDLYQQSFPDLIKTGLVNTLILSLVSGVLGTILGMLLAVAGISRSRWLRWPARIYTDIFRGLPAVVVILIVGLGIGPVVKGLTGNNPYWLGAVALALLAAAYIGEIFRSGIQSVDSGQLEASRAIGFSYRQSMRLVVVPQGVRRVLPALMNQFISLIKDSSLVYFLGLLATQRELFAVGRDLNAQTGNLSPLVAAGIVYLALTIPLTHLVNHIDNRLRTGRPAEVEDDPLPVTAVEKG; encoded by the coding sequence ATGGCAGTCGCGATGATCGGAGCGCTGAGCGCCTGCGGCAGCGGCTCCACCTCGAGTGGCGACAGCTGCGCCCCGCCGGGCCTGGCCTCGGCCTCCGCGGCCCCGGTCAACCTGGCCGCTGCCCAGCAGGGCGGCGTCGACCGGTACACCACACCCACCACGACACCGGTCGATCAGATCGATGTGCGCTCACTCGAACTGCTCACACCCGGGACCATCTCGGTCGGCACGCTCTCCGACGCCGGTCCGAGCATCTGTGTCAACAGCAAGGGCGTCTTCACCGGCTTCGACAACGAACTCCTGAAGGCCGTCGCAGCCAAACTCGGACTTCGGATCACGTTCTCCGGCACCGAGTTCGCGGGTCTGCTGTCGCAGGTGGCCAACGACCGGTTCGACGTCGGGTCGTCGTCGATCACCACCACCGACGAGCGTCGTCGCACAGTCGATTTCACCAACGGCTACGACTTCGGGTACTTCTCGCTCGTCGCCCCCGCCGACGGTCCCATCAAAGGGTTCGCGAACCTGTCGCCGTCCACCCGCATCGGGGTGGTGCAGGGCACCGTTCAGGACGACTACGTCCTGAACACACTGCATCTCGACGCGGTGAAGTTCCCCGACTACGCGACGGCATACGCGAATCTCAAGAGCGGCCAGATCGACGCGTGGGTGGCCCCGTCGCAGCAGGCCGAAGGTGCGGTCCGTCCGGGCGACGGCACCGCCATCGTCGAGAACACCTTCAGCCTCAACAACTTCGTGGCCTGGGCGGTCGGCAGGGACAAGCCGCGACTGGTGGCCGCACTGAACTCCGGGCTCGACGCCATCATCGCCGACGGCACCTACGCCAAGCTCTACACCGACTGGGTGCCCCGTGAACTGCCGGCCGGCTGGAAGCCGGGCAGCAAAGCCGCCCCGCCACCGCAGCTGCCCGACATCGCCGCCATCGCCAAGGCCAATGCCGAGCAGAAGTCCGACGCCGGCGAGAGTGCGGACTCCAAGAGCACGCTGCAGAAGCTGGGCGACACGTTCTTCAACTGGGACCTCTACCAGCAGTCGTTTCCGGACCTGATCAAGACCGGACTGGTCAACACGCTGATCCTGTCGCTGGTCTCCGGGGTGCTCGGCACGATCCTGGGCATGTTGCTCGCCGTCGCCGGGATCTCGCGCTCGCGCTGGTTACGCTGGCCTGCGCGCATCTACACCGACATCTTCCGCGGTCTGCCTGCGGTGGTCGTGATCCTCATCGTCGGCCTGGGTATCGGCCCGGTGGTGAAGGGGTTGACCGGTAACAATCCGTACTGGCTGGGAGCGGTTGCGCTGGCGCTGCTGGCCGCGGCCTACATCGGGGAGATCTTCCGCTCCGGCATTCAGAGCGTCGACTCCGGGCAGTTGGAGGCCTCGCGCGCCATCGGGTTCTCCTACCGGCAATCGATGCGTCTGGTGGTGGTACCCCAGGGTGTGCGCCGGGTGTTGCCGGCGCTGATGAATCAGTTCATCAGCCTCATCAAGGACAGCTCGCTGGTGTACTTCCTCGGACTGCTGGCCACCCAGCGTGAGCTGTTCGCGGTAGGCCGAGACCTCAACGCGCAGACCGGAAATCTTTCCCCACTGGTCGCTGCCGGCATCGTCTACCTGGCGTTGACCATCCCGCTGACCCACCTGGTGAACCACATCGACAATCGGCTCCGTACCGGCCGGCCGGCCGAGGTCGAAGACGATCCGCTGCCCGTCACCGCCGTCGAGAAAGGCTAG
- a CDS encoding SDR family NAD(P)-dependent oxidoreductase has translation MTGGGRTVVVIGGASGIGLATARRFVALNDRVVIADVNADAAAAAAAELGQSATSLHLDVTDEGSVAAGFDGLDRVDAVVNCAGLSVPGAITELELSGWQTTIDVCLTGSFLVLKHAGRCVVDGGSITVIASLNGRQPGAGMASYCAAKAGVLMLVEVAALELAERGIRVNAISPGLVETPLTAGIAYVPGLHEEYLENTPLGRPGQPDEIAAAAVFLASDDARWMTGAALDLNGGAHLKRYPDVLGRVRAMMATPPAG, from the coding sequence ATGACCGGGGGTGGCCGGACCGTCGTCGTGATCGGCGGCGCCTCCGGAATCGGGCTCGCGACCGCGAGACGCTTTGTGGCATTGAACGATCGGGTGGTGATCGCCGACGTCAACGCCGACGCCGCGGCCGCTGCTGCCGCCGAACTGGGGCAATCAGCAACATCGCTGCATCTCGACGTCACCGACGAGGGCTCCGTCGCCGCCGGATTCGACGGTCTCGACCGCGTCGACGCCGTCGTCAACTGTGCCGGTCTGTCCGTGCCGGGCGCCATCACCGAGCTCGAATTGTCGGGTTGGCAGACGACCATCGACGTCTGCCTCACCGGTAGCTTCCTGGTTCTCAAACACGCCGGTCGCTGCGTCGTGGACGGGGGCAGCATCACCGTGATCGCGTCGCTGAACGGGCGGCAACCGGGCGCCGGCATGGCCTCATACTGTGCAGCCAAAGCCGGTGTTCTGATGCTGGTGGAGGTCGCGGCACTCGAACTCGCCGAGCGCGGCATCCGCGTCAACGCCATCTCACCCGGCCTCGTCGAGACACCGCTGACCGCGGGAATCGCCTACGTACCGGGCCTGCACGAGGAGTACCTGGAGAACACACCTCTCGGCCGGCCCGGCCAGCCCGACGAGATCGCCGCGGCCGCAGTCTTTCTCGCATCCGACGACGCGCGTTGGATGACGGGTGCCGCACTCGATCTCAACGGTGGAGCGCACCTCAAGAGGTATCCCGACGTGCTCGGCAGGGTGCGTGCCATGATGGCGACCCCGCCTGCCGGCTGA
- a CDS encoding amino acid ABC transporter ATP-binding protein → MPDTIVAREAVSLTGSGLHLSFGKHHVLRGVDIHVDAGTTTTVIGPSGSGKSTLLRVLNRLHEPDEGDILIDGRSVLGDNPDELRRRIGMVFQHFNLFPHKSVVDNIALGPRKLRGLSKEEARAVAMRQLEIVGLTAKAETRPGNLSGGQQQRVAIARALAMEPQVMFFDEATSALDPELVKGVLALMADLAGQGMTMVVVTHEMGYARNVSDNVLFMDHGVVVETGKPERIFDAAESERLRAFLSQVL, encoded by the coding sequence GTGCCTGACACCATCGTCGCCCGCGAAGCGGTCTCGCTGACCGGCTCCGGTCTGCACCTGTCCTTCGGCAAGCATCATGTGTTGCGCGGTGTGGACATTCACGTCGACGCCGGCACCACGACCACGGTCATCGGCCCGTCCGGATCCGGAAAGTCGACGCTGCTGCGCGTGCTGAACCGCCTACACGAACCGGATGAGGGGGACATCCTCATCGACGGTCGCTCCGTCCTGGGTGACAATCCCGACGAGCTGCGGCGCCGAATCGGCATGGTGTTCCAGCACTTCAACTTGTTTCCGCATAAGTCGGTGGTCGACAATATCGCACTCGGCCCGCGCAAACTCCGGGGTCTGAGCAAGGAGGAAGCCAGAGCAGTCGCGATGCGGCAACTCGAGATCGTCGGGCTCACCGCGAAAGCCGAAACCCGCCCGGGTAACCTCTCCGGCGGCCAGCAGCAACGCGTCGCCATCGCACGCGCCCTCGCCATGGAACCGCAGGTCATGTTCTTCGACGAGGCGACCTCGGCGCTGGACCCCGAATTGGTCAAAGGGGTTCTCGCGCTCATGGCCGACCTCGCCGGTCAGGGCATGACGATGGTGGTCGTGACACACGAGATGGGTTATGCCCGAAACGTTTCCGATAACGTGCTGTTCATGGACCACGGCGTGGTGGTCGAGACGGGGAAACCAGAGCGCATCTTCGACGCGGCTGAGTCCGAACGATTGCGGGCGTTCCTGTCGCAGGTGTTGTGA
- a CDS encoding CoA transferase, which translates to MIVDDWAQSGLAALTGEATGRPDLTRAPVLARARRTLATFVDITDTSPDDRRPPLDAAEFLSGRSALTGHTRNGGVSAGGASRLIEAADGWFALSLARPDDHETVPALLESDITIDTWAAVRQAAPRKPAADWVARARLLGLAAAMPGECAPVEPIVVPRGTSTAPPAWADLLVVDLSSLWAGPLCTHLLMRAGATVVKVESRVRPDGARRGNRRFFDWMNSGKLSYAADFNEDTPRLRRLLMAADVVLEASRPRALRAHGLSADDLPARPGQVWARITGHGSTGPGADWIGFGDDAAVAGGLIAGTPTAPMFCGDAIADPLTGLETATAVATALRTGGGVRIDIALARVAATYAALGVIDLPADPPAEPPAVSPPRAPTEIDLIPPASELGADNPAVDAIVSRRLGG; encoded by the coding sequence ATGATCGTCGACGACTGGGCGCAGTCAGGATTGGCAGCGCTCACCGGCGAGGCCACCGGTCGCCCCGACCTCACCCGCGCACCGGTCCTCGCCCGGGCACGTCGTACGCTCGCCACCTTCGTCGACATCACCGACACCAGCCCCGACGACCGGAGGCCCCCTCTCGATGCCGCCGAATTCCTCAGCGGGCGTTCGGCTCTCACCGGGCACACCCGCAACGGTGGCGTGTCCGCCGGGGGAGCCAGCCGGTTGATCGAGGCGGCCGACGGATGGTTCGCCCTGTCGCTGGCGCGCCCCGACGATCACGAGACAGTGCCCGCGCTACTGGAATCCGACATCACCATCGACACCTGGGCCGCAGTCAGGCAGGCCGCACCTCGGAAGCCGGCCGCGGACTGGGTGGCCCGGGCACGCCTGCTGGGACTCGCCGCGGCCATGCCCGGCGAATGTGCCCCGGTCGAGCCGATCGTGGTGCCGCGCGGGACGAGCACCGCACCACCGGCCTGGGCGGACCTGCTCGTCGTCGACCTGTCGTCGCTGTGGGCGGGGCCGCTGTGCACTCATCTGCTGATGCGGGCCGGGGCCACCGTCGTGAAAGTGGAGAGCCGCGTCCGGCCCGACGGCGCACGACGCGGCAACCGGCGCTTCTTCGACTGGATGAACTCCGGAAAACTCTCCTATGCAGCCGATTTCAACGAAGACACCCCTCGTCTTCGCCGCCTGTTGATGGCAGCGGACGTGGTGCTCGAGGCATCCCGGCCGCGTGCCCTGCGCGCGCATGGGCTCTCCGCGGACGACCTTCCCGCCCGGCCCGGCCAGGTCTGGGCGCGGATCACCGGCCACGGCAGCACGGGCCCCGGCGCCGACTGGATCGGGTTCGGCGACGACGCCGCGGTCGCCGGGGGCCTGATCGCCGGGACCCCGACCGCGCCGATGTTCTGCGGCGACGCCATCGCCGATCCGCTCACCGGACTCGAGACCGCGACCGCGGTGGCCACCGCCCTGCGTACGGGCGGCGGGGTCCGCATCGACATCGCACTGGCCCGGGTGGCGGCGACCTACGCCGCACTCGGCGTCATCGACCTTCCCGCCGACCCGCCCGCCGAGCCACCGGCGGTGTCGCCGCCACGGGCGCCCACCGAAATCGACCTGATCCCGCCGGCGTCCGAACTCGGCGCCGACAATCCCGCGGTCGACGCCATCGTGTCGCGCCGGCTGGGTGGATGA
- a CDS encoding DUF2277 domain-containing protein: protein MCRNITELRGLEPPATEDEIEAAARQYIRKVSGIRHPSTASEEAFEAAVVAVTAATRALLDVLPERRQPPKTVPPLRRPEVAARIAART from the coding sequence ATGTGCCGCAACATCACCGAGCTTCGTGGTCTCGAGCCGCCGGCGACCGAGGACGAGATCGAAGCCGCCGCCCGTCAGTACATCCGCAAGGTGAGCGGAATCCGGCATCCGTCGACGGCCAGCGAGGAGGCGTTCGAGGCGGCGGTGGTCGCGGTCACCGCCGCTACTCGCGCGCTGCTCGATGTACTGCCGGAGCGCCGTCAACCACCGAAGACGGTCCCGCCGCTCCGGCGTCCCGAGGTAGCGGCGCGCATCGCGGCGAGAACCTGA
- a CDS encoding NADPH:quinone oxidoreductase family protein, producing the protein MKAQVLTAETGPEGLELTDVADPTPADGQVLVDIKSCGICFPDLLMSQGRYQMRAPLPFTPGTEVAGVVREAPEGSSVKVGDKVLVASFIGGFAEQVAASPEQLLPLPDGLSFEQGAAMGINYQTALFALKTRAKVEPGETVGVLGAAGGVGTASIMVAKALGAKVIAIVHRKGADQLLRDAGADEVVQLEEGWGDELKKIANKGVDVMIDPSGGDVFDEALRQVAPDGRYVVIGFAAGGIPTVKLNRVLFRNIAVVGAAWGEYVRTHPDLPAKLHDELAQMIAKGLSPMVNTTYTLDQLPQALTDLAQGRILGKAVVKIAD; encoded by the coding sequence ATGAAAGCTCAAGTGCTCACCGCCGAGACCGGGCCGGAAGGCCTCGAACTGACCGACGTCGCAGATCCGACGCCCGCTGACGGGCAGGTTCTCGTCGACATCAAATCATGCGGAATCTGTTTCCCCGACCTGCTGATGAGTCAGGGCAGGTACCAGATGCGGGCGCCGCTGCCGTTTACGCCGGGCACCGAGGTGGCGGGTGTGGTCCGAGAGGCTCCCGAAGGCTCGTCGGTGAAGGTCGGCGACAAGGTTCTCGTTGCATCGTTCATCGGTGGTTTCGCTGAACAGGTGGCGGCATCACCCGAGCAACTTCTTCCGCTGCCCGATGGACTCAGCTTTGAGCAGGGCGCCGCGATGGGCATCAATTACCAGACGGCGCTCTTCGCATTGAAGACCCGCGCCAAGGTGGAACCCGGCGAGACAGTCGGTGTGCTGGGCGCCGCCGGTGGTGTCGGAACCGCGTCGATCATGGTCGCAAAGGCGCTGGGCGCCAAGGTGATCGCCATCGTGCACCGCAAGGGCGCCGATCAGCTGCTGCGGGACGCGGGCGCCGACGAGGTGGTCCAGCTCGAAGAGGGTTGGGGCGACGAGCTAAAGAAGATCGCCAACAAGGGCGTCGACGTGATGATCGACCCCTCGGGCGGCGACGTGTTCGACGAGGCGCTGCGCCAGGTCGCCCCCGACGGCCGTTACGTGGTCATCGGTTTCGCCGCCGGCGGCATCCCGACCGTGAAACTCAATCGGGTCCTGTTCCGCAACATCGCAGTCGTCGGCGCCGCGTGGGGTGAGTACGTCCGCACTCATCCCGACCTTCCGGCCAAGCTGCATGACGAGCTGGCGCAGATGATCGCCAAGGGGCTGAGCCCGATGGTGAACACGACCTACACCCTCGATCAGCTGCCGCAGGCGTTGACGGATCTGGCGCAGGGACGGATCCTGGGGAAGGCGGTCGTCAAGATCGCCGACTGA